The genomic segment AATTGGATATCTACAGGTGATAGGATAGTTTAAAAGTCGGAACAGTAGATATTCAGGGATTGCATTTCTGAATTAAAAtagtatatattataataataatgtaatataaaatatatcctttatttgccaagtacatatttacacacatacaaggaatgCATCCTCTGCATTTAAGCCATCCTAACTAATTAGGAGCAATGGgcctggggaccaactacagtTGTAATGCCAGTACCTACGTCAAGGGCAATGGCAGGAGTTACCCAGCATGCAGGTCTTTATGGTGGAAGGAAAGTGCcagcttgctgtgaggcagcagtgctaaccactgagctacAGTGCTGCCAGAGTTGGGCTGTATTAAAGCAgcaaaaatgtatgtaaagtTTTATTGAACATTCATTTACCTTATATCCAGGGCCACACGGAATCTGCGGATGCAGAATTCTCCACAGATTTTCTGCATTATAATTGTTAAGTAAGGCGCTGTAGTGTTAAATCCCTATAACTTTTTAAGGGAAGTGTGCCAACATTAGCTCAGCTATTGACGGTATGTGCCTCCTTGGAGATTATTCAGTCCAACATTGTCTCCATTGGGCTGAGACTCAAGACGCCCAATACTTAGTGCTGCCTATCCCATCAATACTCAGCTTGTTTGAGCAAATAATCACTCAGTAGCCAGCGGCCTTCAGGGGACCGACTGAACAATCCAACAACCTGGGAGGGAATCGACTCTGATTTTCCCCTAAGCTGCTCATCAGTAATTCttatgtaattgtgtgtgtgtgtgtgtgtgtgtgtgtgtgtgtgtgtgtgtgtgtgtgtgcgcgtgtgcgtgcgtgtgtgtgttaatgctgATTACGATAGGGTCCCACACCCTGCCAGGATTTGGCAAATGGATGTCTTTTACATCACTTTGCGTCAGTgagaaatgtaacattttatatGCAAGTGTGAAGTATGTGAGATGTTCACTCAGTTTCAGCCACACATTTGATTAATCTTTAAAATGTGCAGGTGTAATTAGGTGAGTCAGTCTAAATACATTTCATATACAGAATGCATTTTCCTGTTTTGTCCAGCAGATGGTGCTTTTTAAAGCAAATGACTGCCTCTGCATTTGTACTTGGTGGCCAGCCTCTAACCCTCCTTGCTTCTTGCCCCATGTTCCTTATAACAGTAAATATTAATCTGAGGTTATAGACAAGGGGGCTGTTAAATAGCTGACATCAGTGCTCAGCAGCTTCCAGAATGTTGTAATGACCACTCTTGATCCTGTTAGCTTCTGGTTGCACAGCATTACGTAGTGCTTGATGAAGCTTTAATGCTAATGTCTTTGTCATATAAACACATTTTGGGTTCAGGGAATGAGGTAGTCAGTGAGTGATTTAATTGCAGGGGCGCATATGTTTGAGAGCcgcatgtgtgtgagagagcctTGTTGCCTGTTTGTCTGAGAGCGATAGTTTTTAtaggtttgtgttgtgttggcaGGGACACTGTGAATTATTTCTCACAATGATCCTGATCTGTGGGTCCTCTGTTAAGGCTGAGGGATTGCAAACCTCGCCACTATGCTCGTCTGTACATTATAAAGGAATGCTACAGATGACCGAAGGGACTGCTCACATAACATACAGATGCCATTACATAACCAAGTTTGCTGCATTGTGTCAACAAGACAAATGACAGATTGCAAATGTCTGATTGCACGGCACTTTCCGAACTCGGAACAAGATGGAAATTTTCTTCTTTAGGCAGAAACAGAAAGGGAAGGAGCAAAAAGTGGGCTCCCTGAAAGTGTTTGGACTGCAAATTTGTGCTGCAAGAGGTAGCCACACATCTTTGTGATTAGGTAAACCACAAAGGCCTTTCATGTGAGCAATCTGTAAAACCTCAGTGGGCACATCCTGTGAGGTATGCAGCTCAATCAAAGGCAGTGTGTCCTGCTCAACCTCTTATTAAATACACTCGATTAAGACTTATTTCCAGCAGCTGTGCAGGAAAGTTGTGCAGGAGAGCCATCTACCTCCAGATAGACACGCTTTTATACTTCTTTGTGTTGAGATAAAATGCCTTTTGTGGATACAAGTGAGTACTTGGgagtgtttgtgtatatttggAAAATCTTCTTAGCTAAAGTGAACATGTTGCTCTGAAATATTTTCCAACATCTGCCGCCCATCAGGATGTCTGCTTTCTGAGCCACTGCTGCATTCCTGAGCCACTCCCTCTACCTGGatcaaaaaaagaaacctcTCGTCGTTGCCCCTGAGCTCTGCTCTCCCTACCCCAGTTCAAACTCCCTGTTGGTATTTATTTATACCAGGTGCAAGCATCTGCCATGAAATCctgtttcaaaaagaaaaataacaaacatCCTTCTCAGACTGATACTTATTGTGCTCTTTAATTAAGCATTTCATATTCATGGGTTTTTAGGTACCTTAGGGTCATAAAACCTACAGGCTTAAAGCATGCAGGACCAATCTGAGCTCATGTAAACATAAGTAATGAAAACACCAGAGCGGGAGTCAAGTGGTGTTTGTGACAGTAGCAACACTCTGTTTCAGTAGCTGGAAAACTGAATTAGAAGTTTCTATGACCACAGAAGCAACAGAAGCTATGTTCCCCCTGTTTCCTGTCCTTCCCCTATTTCTACCTCATAATAGTATTTCTTAATGCCTTTTATACTGTAACCTGAAAGACAGAGTTAAGCCCTTTCTACTTCGCATGGCTGTTTACAACTATTTAGCAGACCCCTGCAGTTTAAGAGCCAACAGAGGCCAATGCAACTAATTCACTTTTAAAGGCTACTGCTAATGAATTAGGTCAATTTGGTAGTGCTAGTTCGCTGTGAAAAAAAGCTTACCCGGGAATGCATTCTTTGTATACAGCCCATTGTATACAATAATAGTCATTGTCCCCCTTGCATGGTGTCTAATCCCAGCCCATTCAGAGCAGCACTTAAGATTCTTGGCATACTCCCATACTCATTGCTACTCGTGGacttaatcttttttttcccctctcagaATCAGTCAAGTGTATGGCTTAGCCAGATCAAATGAAAGCAAGCTAGCTCGCTGCAGAATGGCATTCCAAAGCACAGAAAGTCAGGAGAGAGCCTCCAAGGTTGTGTTATATAAGAACAGATTGACCCTGCTCAGTCTCTGTCCGTCTGAGAATCTGTTGGGTTTAAAGAATGATATAACAGGAGGACTTTCTTTGGAAATAGTGGCTTTAAATGTCCTCCACCTGCCCTGTGAGCATTGTACTTTGTTTGCACCATTCTGCAGAGTAGTTTGAACAGACTGAACTCAGGCAGTGtcatatttcataaataaatcAGTTTTATTTGTGGCATATaaaattaaatcatttttacactttattcCAGTATGACACATAATATCCAAATAAAGTAGCTACATTTCTtgataaataatattaataacaataataaaaacattcattcatcCTTTGACATGTTtcgctttgtctttttttcatgaaGGGAGTTCAATAGCTGCCACAAAACATGAACAATAATGCCCACGTCAGGAAGGAATGAAACCACACACTTGTTAAACAAGTCCAGAGGTTACATTGCGGTGTGTTGTTCTTAAGATACAGGATGGTATGCTAATTGAAGTTGCGTATGTGCATatctacatatacacacacaagtcTACAGTCTGAGTCATGTCTGATGTAAAGGATCAAAATATACACAGTGAATTGATATCAGCGACTAACATAAATGTACAAATATTAATTACATATTGCTCCATAACGAAGCTACTTCTGATGCTCCATTAATATGAAGCAGTTCTTAGTTAAGAATGCTGATGTAGTCACAGCAAACAGTGCACTTCATAAAGTCCTCATGATGTAAGCCCACAATTCCTTGGGAATCTAGTTACAACAAGAAGCTGGTAGTTGATTTATAGTCTATTTACACCCCTGCATTCATCTGGACTGCCATTGGCTGCCAGTGCTGCGGATCATCTCTTTCTCTTGCTGAGGGGTTTGGACGTTCTTTGCCAATCAGTCTCTGAACTTGTGGATGTCGTTGGAGAGGCGGTAGAAGGGGTAGGAGGCTTCGTTGGCATGGGGACAATTGTAGGTGCACTTGCAGGACTCGATCATCATAATGTTCTTGTTGAAGGTCTCTCCGTCCTCGCAGAGGAACTTGACACGGATGGTTCTGGTGTCATGGGGGCTGCAGCATCGGCCGTCCACGCAGGCGCCGCAGTACTTTGGCCTGTACTTCTTCAGGCTGGAGCAGCCGGCATAGGTGAACTTCACTGGCTGGCTGGACTTCTTGGTTCTGCTGCACTTCTTTCCTTTCTGCAGAGGAATAAACAACAAGGAGATGGAGATTAGTCATGCACTCAGAGCCACTAAGTGATGCATTTACAGTAGCATGCAGGTCTCCATCATATTCAGTCATGGTGGCTCAAGCTTACCTTCAGACTGGAGTAAGGTGACTGGGTGCATGGCCGCACTTCACAGATTCTTGTCTCCTTGACCAGCTTGCACTCGCTGTTGTTGTTGGTGACTCTGGTGGAGATGCCTGTTCCACAGCTCTTGGAGCACTGGGACCAGGGTGTGGTTTGGACAATGCACTTCTGGCTGTCAAACATGTGGACTTCAGGCTGTGTTCTAAAGGCTGTGattaaaagaagaaatacaaaacattagCATCTTAAAATCCTACATATTTCAAGATATTCTATTTTATATCCAGAAAATTTCTAGGATGAAAAACAGCTTTCTTACCAGCTAGAGACTTGAGTCCTCCCTTCACGATAGCAATGAGCTCGTTCCTATTGGTGAGGTCTCTTTCCGACTCATCAGTCATCATGTCTTTGCCAAAGATCTTCTCCAGGATGTCTTCTCTCTCCATGCCATTATCACACGCCCACTCTTCACAGCACTGGCCTGCTACCTTGACCAGTCTTGGGTTGGCACAGCCCAGGTTGGGCAGGGAGAGCTCCTGCGGGCACAGTGGGACACATCCCACTGCCCCATCGATGCATGTGCACTGGTGTTTACAGTTGGGCTGGAAGCTCTCTCCGTTCTGGTAGATCCTGCTGTTGTACTCGCAGGGTCTGCCCTCTGACTTGGCTGCAAGGGGagaaaaacaggaggaaaggaATGTTATTCTTTCCTGCTCTAAACGTCTGCTGAACACATCACATGGCTGCCAGGTAAGGATCAGTTAAACTGTGAAATTCTTCAGGCTGCCTGAGGAGTCTCTTTCCCTTCACAGTGGGCTGTCTGTACTTTGAGGTTTAGTCTAAGTTTCCTTCTATCTGCATTCCACAGTGCTGAAATCACTCAGGTCTACTGAATTAAAACACACCttacttaaagaaaaaaaaagactaattcaAAAGCATGCACatgtggagctgatggtcttTATACATACCTCGGCAGATGCCAcgagtagtagcagcagcaaaGCTGGCCCCAAAGTTACATTCCAGCCCTTTAGTGTGGTCACAAGGCTCGGTCAGGCTGCAGTCCTCGTTCAGCTGCCTGGCGCAAACCTTGCAGCAGCCGCAACCGTCCAGGACGACGCTCACGCCGGGTGCGCACTTGGGCATCTCCATAGGACACTCACACACGGAggggcaggaggaggaggaagagaggacctGTACAGCCAACAACCAAATCTTCTATTAAAGACTGAAACGTCTAAGTCATGCCACACAGCATATCCCACAAATATCGAAAAGCTATCCTCATTTCATCCCGTTTAAAGAAACGTGCTCATGTCCCTTCTCATTAGGCTAAATACAGGAAACTCTTTCAGATTGAAATAGAGAAATGACTCACCAAATGAAAGCTTCCAAGGAAGGTAACGACAACAGTAAGCATCAGCATCTTGGATAAAATTTCTTCTGCGTGTTCAAGAGGAATCCTGGTCCCAGTTTTATGAAACGTTAGTTATAGTCTTGTCTTCAAAGGAGTCCTTAGGTATTCCCTCGCTCAGTCGTCTTGTCTTGATTTGTTGCTGGTAGTCTCTGGTGTTAGAGGCTCCTTTAGAGTAGTTGAAGCTCTCGGTAAAGCGGTTGCAGTCTGCTGAGGTCCGGCCACCTCCGGCCTTTTATACCGTAGTGGGAAGCTGACGTCGTTCCTGGGCTGCCTGCTGAACTGTTCCCAAACTATGCCAGGAATGTTTCTCGGCGCATTTTCCATCCAAGACCTAAGCTCCACCCTGTCTAaacctttctctttttttctttctcaaatgGATTTTCCCCCCCTGGATCCCATCTGAACACACTTTTCCGTCTCACATTTTTCCCTTCTTGTTTATCCCCCCTTTCATTTTCTTCCTCTGCTCGCTTCTCACATCTATCAACTCAAGTTCAGAGGACTTTTCTGTAGAAGTAGTGGAGTTTAGGTGCTTTATTTCCCccctgtgattttcttttcgCTTTATAGACACGAGTGAAAAAGACAATTTGGTATAACTTCTTGGTTCCAGTGCGTTCTAGTCTTTAAACGGTTATCCTGTGATTACAAACATCACAAAAAATACCCTAAAGTAGTGTGTAGAAAACGTGCCAAAAAATAAGGTGCCTTTAAACTTATTTCAGTATCACATATACAGTGTCCCCTTAGGAATAATGGacttcttgtcatttttgtgaCAGTAATGCTTTTTGCTGAGTAAAACAATTAGTTAACTACAATTTTATAGCATGTTGCAGTGGCCATGTTTAAAATAGCTTTAGGTTTTTTCTCTTTGAGTCTAAAGGTGTGGGCAGAAATACGTTTAACAGGGTCTATTTCTGGCTTTCCAGTGCCTTCAGAGGAGCTAAGCGTTTCCAGATGCGCACCACAGCTCAGACGTAACAATATTGCCATATTTGGTATGgcagtagcctacattattAACATATTTCTCTCCCTTTGGCCAGCAGACCACAAAGCATTCCTGACAGCTTAAATGCTTGTTAAATATGTTCTTCATGCAGGGAAATTCCTTTGCATTCATTCCTTGAGGCAATTTGACTTTTCACGCAATGTGTCCATCACGGTTCGGAGGGGGGAAAGGGGGTCCCGTTGTAGGTAAAGTGATCCAATTTTCCACCAGGGATGTTGTGGTGTCTTTGtctctactttctttttttttttacatcggGGGTCTCAATAAGTCCTCTCCACTGAAGTTTTCAAATTATTCCGATTGATGAAAACTTTCACCAGATGGAAACGAAATGCGTAAAGACGCATCATAAAACCATTATTATTTCCATGAACGGCTGGCAGATTCCAAAGAGGACATTTTGCATGCGGGCAGattgtttatttgtgtttata from the Sander vitreus isolate 19-12246 chromosome 9, sanVit1, whole genome shotgun sequence genome contains:
- the ccn1 gene encoding CCN family member 1; translated protein: MLMLTVVVTFLGSFHLVLSSSSSCPSVCECPMEMPKCAPGVSVVLDGCGCCKVCARQLNEDCSLTEPCDHTKGLECNFGASFAAATTRGICRAKSEGRPCEYNSRIYQNGESFQPNCKHQCTCIDGAVGCVPLCPQELSLPNLGCANPRLVKVAGQCCEEWACDNGMEREDILEKIFGKDMMTDESERDLTNRNELIAIVKGGLKSLAAFRTQPEVHMFDSQKCIVQTTPWSQCSKSCGTGISTRVTNNNSECKLVKETRICEVRPCTQSPYSSLKKGKKCSRTKKSSQPVKFTYAGCSSLKKYRPKYCGACVDGRCCSPHDTRTIRVKFLCEDGETFNKNIMMIESCKCTYNCPHANEASYPFYRLSNDIHKFRD